From Solidesulfovibrio carbinoliphilus subsp. oakridgensis, the proteins below share one genomic window:
- a CDS encoding 3D domain-containing protein — MENETKNPGSDMGMRPLAMPAATVCLALAAFGLGFGRDLVHRRLADLRHDNRRLAQETVMRGDEAERVADLFTLAKEDRRRFRLTATAYCPLCGTDDDTPQPAALGGRVRPDRTVAVSRDLKRLLGRKVYIEGLGVRVVEDLMHPRYTGRVDLCLADREQAVAFGVKRLEVVVVD; from the coding sequence ATGGAGAACGAAACGAAAAACCCCGGCTCCGACATGGGAATGCGCCCCCTGGCCATGCCCGCGGCCACGGTATGCCTGGCCCTGGCCGCTTTCGGCCTCGGCTTCGGGCGGGATCTGGTCCACCGACGGCTGGCCGACCTGCGCCACGACAACAGGCGGTTAGCCCAGGAGACCGTCATGCGCGGCGACGAGGCCGAACGGGTGGCCGATCTCTTTACCCTGGCCAAGGAGGACCGCCGGCGCTTTCGCCTGACGGCCACGGCCTACTGCCCGCTTTGCGGCACGGACGACGACACGCCCCAGCCCGCCGCCCTCGGCGGCCGGGTCCGGCCCGACCGGACCGTGGCCGTGTCCAGGGACTTGAAACGGCTGCTCGGCCGCAAGGTCTACATCGAAGGACTCGGGGTCCGGGTAGTCGAGGATCTCATGCACCCGCGCTACACCGGCCGGGTGGACCTGTGCCTGGCCGATCGCGAGCAGGCTGTCGCCTTCGGCGTGAAGCGCCTGGAGGTGGTGGTCGTCGACTGA
- the qrcD gene encoding menaquinone reductase integral membrane subunit QrcD has protein sequence MSLMEMEKNWYPLGVERCPLGKFLAWLGFLGLWVLLGAIAAGLVLWKGIGVTGLDNYFGFGLWITFDLAVIALGAGAFFTGLLRYIIGIDELKNIINLTVIKGFICYSGAMIILSLDVGQPIRAWFGYWHPNVHSMLTEVIFCITCYLMVLIIEYVPLILEQKQINKIPFLHNLAHQMHVVMPLFAGIGAFLSTFHQGSLGGMYGVMFARPYAFRDGFFIWPWTFFLFVLSAIASGPCLTVLICGFMEKLSGRKLTTYRVKSLMCKIGGTMLLIYMVFKYLDTWAWINNVLPRAGLTFDQMFYELVYGRWLFFTELVLCLPVPVIFLLTPLRKKPAFMYAGAALSCLGVIINRYVFTVQALAQPVLPFTKWEIYTPNWAEWTSSLMIVAYGFIVMSLSYRYLPIFPQEVGLNKK, from the coding sequence ATGAGCTTAATGGAAATGGAAAAAAACTGGTATCCCCTGGGGGTCGAGCGGTGCCCTCTCGGGAAGTTCCTGGCCTGGCTGGGTTTTCTGGGCCTCTGGGTGCTTTTGGGCGCCATTGCCGCCGGCCTGGTCCTCTGGAAGGGCATCGGCGTCACGGGCCTTGACAACTACTTCGGGTTCGGCCTGTGGATCACCTTCGACCTGGCCGTCATCGCCCTCGGCGCGGGCGCCTTTTTCACGGGCCTGCTCCGCTACATCATCGGCATTGACGAGCTCAAAAACATCATCAACCTGACCGTGATCAAGGGCTTCATCTGCTACTCCGGAGCCATGATCATCCTGTCGCTCGACGTCGGCCAGCCGATTCGGGCCTGGTTCGGCTACTGGCACCCCAACGTCCACTCGATGCTGACGGAAGTTATCTTCTGCATCACCTGCTACCTGATGGTGCTCATCATCGAGTACGTGCCCTTGATCCTCGAGCAGAAGCAGATCAACAAGATCCCGTTCCTGCACAACCTGGCCCACCAGATGCACGTGGTCATGCCGCTTTTCGCCGGCATCGGCGCGTTTCTCTCCACCTTCCACCAGGGTTCCCTCGGCGGCATGTACGGCGTCATGTTCGCCCGGCCCTACGCCTTCCGCGACGGGTTTTTCATCTGGCCGTGGACGTTTTTCCTGTTCGTCCTGTCGGCCATTGCCTCCGGCCCGTGCCTGACGGTCCTTATCTGCGGCTTCATGGAAAAGCTGTCCGGCCGCAAGCTGACCACCTACCGCGTCAAATCGCTCATGTGCAAGATCGGCGGCACGATGCTGCTGATCTACATGGTGTTTAAGTATCTCGACACCTGGGCCTGGATCAACAACGTCCTGCCCCGGGCCGGCCTGACCTTTGACCAGATGTTTTACGAGCTGGTCTACGGCCGGTGGCTCTTTTTCACCGAGCTGGTCCTGTGCCTGCCGGTGCCGGTCATCTTCCTCCTGACCCCGCTGCGCAAGAAGCCGGCCTTCATGTACGCCGGCGCGGCCCTGTCCTGCCTCGGCGTCATCATCAACCGCTACGTCTTCACCGTCCAGGCCCTGGCCCAGCCGGTGCTGCCTTTTACCAAGTGGGAAATCTACACCCCCAACTGGGCGGAGTGGACCTCCTCGCTCATGATCGTGGCCTACGGCTTCATCGTCATGAGCCTGTCCTACCGCTACCTGCCGATCTTCCCCCAGGAAGTCGGGCTCAACAAGAAGTAG
- the qrcB gene encoding menaquinone reductase molybdopterin-binding-like subunit QrcB, which translates to MGLDRRAFLGLVAGGAVGTMFTPIPWKLLDDASIWTQNWPWIPKVPKGQIDHVTTTSKLCPAGEGLKIMRVAGNPVTAGGNPAHPLSRGGVSALARSEVYMLYSPARIKSPMKKSGKGFEPITWEQALIEMADKLGAAKGAVACVSGDATGSVNELLSAFVGKLGSAGYFMMPSEAQAAAKGMKLMGAKGQAGYDFENADTVLVLGADIFETWGTSTRNRKAFAERRPAGQKPQSNYVYVGPVRNNTASVCDQWIPASAADLGVVALGIAWHLLKAGATTNAPGFDTFKAVVNGGFGPEDVKRATGIEPAVLADLAKALASAKAPLVVAGSPFGQGLGAGPFIAGMSLNLLLGRVNKPGGVYALPELATVVPGAMTREAMLDADLPTFLKAVATDKAKAPQALLVYDANPAYGLPETATMAKALEKIPYKVSFASFLDETAAMCDLVLPNSLTLERYDDVVTPYGSGFCLYSLVRPIQKPVHDTRTTGDVIFALARKMSVDLKFDGFLAMLKEKVATLGKASGGFVAKDVMPWQVAAGKPAPALAAGDLWKALEAGYAWTMVGTVAQTGMGFAPDVLAKAVKIAKAPAKTAVLAPYAQLRTGTPTTGIPCQDLTMVPDTELLGEATFVKLNAETAKALGVKKGATVKLTGAGVDREAKVHIFESVMTGVVAAPLGYGHTAFDIFSKGKGANYLSLMAVAEEPGTGMSVWTAAEVKIA; encoded by the coding sequence ATGGGACTTGATCGCAGAGCTTTCCTCGGGCTTGTGGCGGGTGGCGCCGTGGGCACCATGTTCACCCCCATCCCGTGGAAATTGTTGGATGACGCATCTATCTGGACCCAGAACTGGCCGTGGATTCCCAAGGTGCCCAAGGGCCAGATCGACCACGTAACGACGACGAGCAAGCTGTGTCCGGCCGGCGAAGGCCTGAAAATCATGCGCGTGGCGGGCAATCCCGTCACTGCCGGCGGCAACCCCGCCCATCCCCTGTCCCGTGGCGGCGTCTCCGCCCTGGCCCGCTCCGAAGTCTACATGCTCTACAGCCCGGCCCGCATCAAATCGCCGATGAAAAAGTCGGGCAAGGGCTTCGAGCCCATCACCTGGGAGCAGGCGCTCATCGAAATGGCCGACAAGCTCGGCGCGGCCAAGGGCGCGGTGGCCTGCGTCTCCGGCGACGCCACCGGCTCGGTCAACGAGCTCCTGTCCGCCTTTGTCGGCAAGCTCGGCTCGGCCGGCTACTTCATGATGCCGTCCGAGGCCCAGGCGGCCGCCAAGGGCATGAAGCTCATGGGCGCCAAGGGGCAGGCCGGCTACGACTTCGAAAACGCGGATACCGTGCTGGTCCTTGGCGCGGACATCTTCGAGACCTGGGGCACCTCCACCCGCAACCGCAAGGCCTTTGCCGAGCGCCGCCCGGCCGGCCAGAAGCCCCAGTCCAACTACGTCTACGTGGGTCCGGTCAGGAACAACACGGCTAGCGTGTGCGACCAGTGGATCCCGGCCTCGGCCGCAGACCTCGGCGTGGTGGCCCTCGGCATCGCCTGGCACCTGCTCAAGGCCGGCGCCACGACCAACGCCCCGGGATTCGACACCTTCAAGGCCGTGGTCAACGGCGGCTTCGGCCCCGAGGACGTCAAGCGGGCCACGGGCATCGAGCCCGCCGTCCTGGCCGACCTGGCCAAGGCCCTGGCTTCGGCCAAGGCGCCGCTGGTCGTGGCCGGTTCCCCGTTCGGCCAGGGACTCGGCGCCGGCCCCTTTATCGCCGGCATGTCCCTGAACCTGCTTCTTGGCCGCGTCAACAAGCCCGGCGGCGTCTACGCCCTGCCCGAGCTGGCGACGGTCGTGCCCGGCGCCATGACCCGCGAGGCCATGCTCGACGCCGACCTGCCCACGTTCCTGAAGGCCGTGGCCACGGACAAGGCCAAGGCCCCCCAGGCGCTCTTGGTCTACGACGCCAACCCGGCCTACGGCCTGCCCGAGACGGCGACCATGGCCAAGGCCCTGGAAAAGATTCCGTACAAGGTCAGCTTCGCCTCGTTTCTGGACGAGACCGCGGCCATGTGCGACCTGGTCCTGCCCAACTCCCTGACGCTTGAGCGCTACGATGACGTGGTCACGCCCTACGGCTCGGGCTTTTGCCTCTACAGCCTGGTGCGGCCCATCCAGAAGCCCGTGCACGACACCCGGACCACCGGCGACGTGATCTTCGCCCTGGCCCGCAAGATGAGCGTGGACCTCAAGTTCGACGGCTTCCTGGCCATGCTCAAGGAGAAGGTGGCCACCCTCGGCAAGGCCTCGGGCGGCTTTGTGGCCAAAGACGTCATGCCCTGGCAGGTGGCGGCCGGCAAGCCCGCGCCCGCGCTGGCCGCCGGCGACCTCTGGAAGGCCCTGGAAGCCGGCTACGCCTGGACCATGGTCGGCACGGTCGCCCAGACCGGCATGGGCTTCGCTCCGGACGTTCTGGCCAAGGCCGTCAAGATCGCCAAGGCTCCGGCCAAGACGGCCGTCCTCGCTCCCTACGCCCAGCTGCGCACCGGCACGCCGACCACCGGCATCCCGTGCCAGGACCTGACCATGGTCCCGGACACGGAGCTCCTTGGCGAGGCCACCTTCGTGAAGCTCAACGCCGAGACGGCCAAGGCCCTTGGCGTCAAGAAGGGCGCCACGGTGAAACTCACCGGCGCGGGCGTCGACCGCGAAGCCAAGGTCCACATCTTCGAGAGCGTCATGACCGGCGTGGTCGCCGCACCCCTGGGGTATGGCCACACCGCCTTCGACATCTTCAGCAAGGGCAAAGGGGCCAACTACCTGTCCCTCATGGCCGTTGCCGAGGAGCCGGGCACCGGCATGTCCGTGTGGACCGCCGCGGAAGTCAAAATAGCCTAA
- a CDS encoding sugar transferase: MAFKTRQRAITWLRSIDLGVAAVSLLVAAKVASTELPAVPPDTALHFDAATAALFLGLFVATASVFPLFALYTETALFLWRQALKASVKAVTAVVLILVVVAAVLNPPLVTPAFLATYWVMACVGGIAARFVTRRLLFLTEAQGIAARRTLIVGTGARAQEIALRMLENPGHGHRFMGFVGLEWEAPVPTPLPERFRLVSGVSDFAAYLREHVVDEVLICLPLTDLCDRATNLVSECEEQGVSVTVVTRLFELANPRHRPGSHGGELVVTITNTLADERELILKRFLDVTVSLAMLVLLSPLLLAVWALVRLTSPGPALFVQERVGLNKRLFKFYKFRTMVQNAEALQAGLECQNEMCGATFKIKNDPRITPIGRLLRKTSIDELPQLFNVLRGEMSLVGPRPLPVRDVIRIEKDWPRRRFGVKPGITCLWQICGRNTIPFERMMELDIEYVDTWSVALDLRILLRTVPVVCSMRGAY, encoded by the coding sequence TTGGCTTTCAAGACCAGACAACGCGCCATCACGTGGCTGCGCAGCATCGACCTGGGGGTGGCGGCGGTTTCGCTTCTTGTGGCGGCGAAGGTGGCCTCGACCGAACTGCCGGCCGTGCCCCCGGATACGGCCCTGCATTTCGATGCCGCCACAGCGGCCTTGTTCCTGGGCCTTTTCGTGGCCACGGCCAGCGTCTTTCCCCTTTTCGCCCTCTATACCGAGACCGCCCTTTTTCTGTGGCGCCAGGCGCTCAAGGCCTCGGTCAAGGCCGTCACCGCCGTGGTGCTGATCCTGGTGGTGGTCGCGGCCGTGCTCAATCCGCCCCTGGTGACCCCGGCCTTTCTGGCCACCTACTGGGTCATGGCCTGTGTGGGCGGCATCGCCGCCCGGTTCGTGACCAGACGCCTCCTGTTCCTGACCGAGGCCCAAGGCATCGCGGCCCGGCGAACGCTGATCGTCGGCACCGGGGCCCGCGCCCAGGAAATCGCCCTGCGCATGCTCGAAAACCCCGGCCACGGCCACCGGTTCATGGGCTTTGTCGGCCTCGAATGGGAAGCGCCCGTGCCGACGCCGCTGCCCGAACGCTTCCGGCTGGTGTCGGGGGTGTCGGATTTCGCCGCCTACCTGCGAGAACATGTGGTGGACGAGGTCCTCATCTGCCTGCCGCTCACCGATCTGTGCGACCGGGCCACCAATCTCGTGTCCGAATGCGAGGAGCAGGGCGTGTCCGTGACGGTGGTCACCCGCCTTTTCGAGCTGGCCAACCCGCGCCACCGGCCGGGCAGCCACGGCGGCGAGCTCGTGGTCACCATCACCAACACCCTGGCCGACGAGCGGGAACTGATCCTCAAGCGGTTTCTGGACGTGACCGTGTCCCTGGCGATGCTGGTCCTGCTTTCGCCGCTGCTCCTCGCCGTCTGGGCCCTCGTGCGCCTGACCTCGCCCGGGCCGGCCCTCTTTGTCCAGGAACGGGTGGGGCTCAACAAGCGGCTTTTCAAGTTCTACAAGTTCCGCACCATGGTGCAAAACGCCGAGGCCTTGCAGGCCGGGCTCGAATGCCAAAACGAGATGTGCGGGGCCACGTTCAAGATCAAAAACGATCCGCGCATCACCCCCATTGGCCGGCTCCTGCGCAAGACCAGCATCGACGAGCTGCCGCAGCTTTTTAACGTGCTTCGCGGCGAGATGAGCCTTGTCGGTCCCCGGCCGCTGCCCGTGCGCGACGTCATCCGCATCGAAAAGGACTGGCCGCGACGGCGGTTCGGCGTCAAGCCCGGCATCACCTGCCTGTGGCAGATCTGCGGCCGCAACACCATTCCCTTCGAGCGGATGATGGAACTTGACATCGAATACGTGGACACCTGGTCGGTGGCCCTGGACCTGCGGATATTGCTCCGCACCGTGCCGGTGGTCTGCAGCATGCGCGGGGCCTACTGA
- the qrcC gene encoding menaquinone reductase iron-sulfur cluster-binding subunit QrcC, whose translation MSGQSTKEFPITWGMVIDIDKCTGCGACMASCQTENNINPQPEASNKLRSTSWMLVYELTNDKAFPNHDIAYLPRPCQQCGNPPCVSVCPVIATDKNEDGGIVSQVYPRCIGCRYCVAACPYHVRYFGWYDPIWPEGMEKVLAPLTSVRPRGVVEKCTFCHHRWNLAKDAARVAGKNPDDLDDGAYVTSCVQNCPSGALSFGDLKNPKHKVHELSKSPNAFRLLERLGTDTQVYYISRREWVRKLGDNYLKSE comes from the coding sequence ATGTCCGGACAAAGCACGAAGGAATTCCCGATCACCTGGGGCATGGTGATCGACATCGACAAATGCACCGGCTGCGGGGCCTGCATGGCCTCCTGTCAGACGGAAAACAATATCAATCCCCAGCCCGAGGCGTCCAACAAGCTGCGCAGCACCTCCTGGATGCTGGTGTACGAACTGACCAACGACAAGGCCTTTCCGAACCACGACATCGCCTACCTGCCCCGGCCCTGCCAGCAGTGCGGCAATCCGCCCTGCGTGTCCGTGTGCCCGGTCATCGCCACGGACAAGAACGAGGACGGCGGCATCGTCAGCCAGGTCTACCCCCGTTGCATCGGCTGCCGGTACTGTGTGGCGGCCTGCCCGTACCACGTCCGGTATTTCGGCTGGTACGATCCGATCTGGCCCGAAGGCATGGAAAAAGTCCTCGCGCCGCTGACCTCCGTGCGTCCGCGCGGCGTGGTGGAAAAATGCACCTTTTGCCACCACCGCTGGAACCTGGCCAAGGATGCCGCCAGGGTCGCGGGCAAGAACCCCGACGACCTCGACGACGGCGCCTACGTCACGTCCTGCGTGCAGAATTGCCCCTCCGGGGCCCTCTCCTTCGGGGACCTCAAGAATCCGAAGCACAAGGTGCACGAACTGAGCAAGAGCCCCAATGCCTTCCGGCTGCTCGAACGCCTGGGCACCGACACCCAGGTCTACTACATCAGCCGGCGCGAGTGGGTGCGAAAGCTCGGCGACAACTACCTTAAAAGCGAGTAA